In Acidobacteriota bacterium, the following proteins share a genomic window:
- a CDS encoding UDP-3-O-acyl-N-acetylglucosamine deacetylase, whose protein sequence is MSAQRTLRRSISCAGIGLHSGNKVTLSLKPAPADYGIRFVRTDLAGLEIPATVTHLGGIAYATALARETGSVETVEHLLAALSTLGVDNVRIELDYPEVPIMDGSAAPFVYLVHEAGVKRLPAPRRYLKVIRPIALSQGDKHIALYPSDHFKVTYSISFDHPLLRHQSRTLRINEETFVEEIAPARTFGFLKEVETLRQKGLALGGSLDNAVVLGETSVLNNALRFEDEFVRHKILDVIGDLALVGHPLV, encoded by the coding sequence ATGAGCGCTCAGCGCACCCTCCGTCGATCGATTTCGTGTGCCGGGATCGGCCTGCACTCCGGCAACAAAGTGACCCTTTCCCTGAAGCCGGCGCCGGCTGATTACGGGATCCGTTTCGTGCGCACCGACCTGGCCGGGCTGGAAATTCCGGCGACCGTCACGCACCTGGGCGGCATCGCGTACGCGACCGCGTTGGCGCGGGAGACCGGCTCGGTCGAGACGGTCGAGCACCTTCTTGCCGCGCTGTCCACGCTCGGTGTGGACAACGTGCGCATTGAGCTTGACTATCCCGAAGTGCCGATCATGGATGGCAGCGCCGCGCCGTTCGTGTACCTCGTGCACGAGGCGGGGGTGAAGCGGTTGCCCGCGCCGCGCCGGTACCTGAAGGTGATCCGGCCGATCGCGCTCTCGCAGGGCGACAAGCACATCGCGCTGTATCCGTCCGATCACTTCAAGGTGACCTACAGCATCAGCTTCGATCATCCACTCCTGCGCCACCAGTCCCGCACGCTTCGCATCAACGAGGAGACGTTCGTCGAGGAGATCGCGCCGGCGCGCACGTTCGGGTTCCTCAAGGAAGTCGAGACGCTGCGCCAGAAGGGGCTCGCCCTTGGCGGCTCGCTCGACAATGCGGTCGTACTCGGCGAGACCAGCGTCCTCAACAACGCGCTCCGGTTCGAGGACGAGTTCGTCCGGCACAAGATCCTCGACGTGATCGGCGATCTGGCGCTCGTGGGCCATCCGCTGGT